A window from Kovacikia minuta CCNUW1 encodes these proteins:
- a CDS encoding NAD(P)H-quinone oxidoreductase subunit F: MHEFLLQSSWWIPCYGLIGAILTLPWAMGLVRRTGPRPAAYLNLLMTVIALIHGTVVFRETIGHGSYPLVIHWLQAANLDLSLTLNINSVSTGAADLVTGMSLLAQFFSLGYMEKDWALARFFALMGFFEGAMTGLALSDSLFLSYALLELLTLSTYMLVGFWYAQPLVVTAARDAFLTKRVGDVLLLMGVVALATFAGTLNFPDLYEWAETAELSPTVSTLLGLALISGPIGKCAQFPLHLWLDEGMEGPNPASILRNSVVVACGAYILIKLQPILILSPVASTALVVLGTMTAIGASLVAIAQIDIKRVLSHSTSAYLGLVFIAVGTQWTDVALFVLFGHAIAKALLFMSIGSVILTTSCQDITEMGGLWSRMPATTCAFVVGTAGLVGLLPLGGFWALYEGVDTYWYGQPWLVAVLLLVNLLSAFNLTRVFRLVFLGPSQPKTRRAPEVPWTMAVPMVSLTIITLVVPFMLERLQILPDWSYLNQPAAILLILSGLLGSWLGATVYLNRAWMRPVQIPLRFTQDLLAYDFYVEQLYRVTVVWAVDLISRASAWFDRYILDGVVNFVGLASIFSGESLKYSVTGQSQYYILTILFGVALLMLWIVWPFLSNFSSLYSINLPSLFSG; the protein is encoded by the coding sequence ATGCATGAGTTTCTCCTCCAGTCCAGTTGGTGGATTCCCTGTTACGGACTGATTGGCGCAATTTTGACTCTGCCCTGGGCAATGGGGCTTGTTCGGCGCACCGGACCTCGCCCCGCCGCCTACCTCAATCTTTTGATGACTGTCATTGCGTTGATCCACGGCACGGTCGTGTTTCGGGAGACCATTGGACATGGCTCCTACCCCTTAGTGATTCACTGGTTGCAAGCCGCAAATTTGGATCTCTCCCTTACTCTAAATATCAACTCGGTCAGTACGGGTGCGGCTGACTTGGTTACGGGGATGAGTCTCCTGGCTCAGTTTTTTTCTTTGGGCTACATGGAAAAAGATTGGGCGCTGGCGCGGTTCTTTGCCCTGATGGGCTTCTTTGAAGGAGCCATGACGGGTTTGGCACTGAGTGATTCTCTGTTCCTCAGCTATGCCCTGCTGGAACTGTTGACCCTATCTACTTACATGCTGGTTGGGTTTTGGTATGCCCAACCGCTGGTTGTTACTGCCGCACGGGATGCTTTTTTGACCAAACGGGTGGGCGATGTGTTGCTACTGATGGGAGTGGTGGCACTGGCAACCTTTGCTGGCACCCTCAACTTTCCCGATTTGTACGAGTGGGCAGAAACAGCAGAACTATCTCCCACGGTTTCAACGCTCCTGGGACTGGCGCTAATTTCTGGACCGATCGGAAAGTGTGCTCAGTTTCCGCTCCACCTCTGGTTGGATGAGGGAATGGAGGGACCCAACCCCGCTTCGATTTTACGAAACTCAGTGGTGGTGGCTTGTGGAGCCTATATATTAATCAAGCTGCAACCGATTTTGATTCTGTCACCCGTGGCATCTACAGCCCTGGTTGTGCTGGGTACGATGACCGCGATCGGGGCATCTCTGGTGGCGATCGCACAAATTGACATTAAGCGGGTCCTTTCCCATTCTACGAGCGCTTATTTGGGACTCGTATTTATTGCAGTGGGAACCCAGTGGACGGATGTGGCGCTGTTTGTGCTGTTTGGGCATGCGATCGCCAAAGCCCTGCTGTTTATGAGTATTGGCTCTGTCATCCTGACCACCAGTTGTCAGGACATTACCGAAATGGGTGGCTTGTGGTCTCGTATGCCAGCGACCACCTGTGCCTTTGTGGTGGGTACTGCGGGTCTGGTTGGATTGCTTCCGCTAGGAGGATTTTGGGCGCTCTATGAAGGCGTGGATACCTACTGGTATGGTCAGCCCTGGCTCGTTGCTGTCCTGTTGCTGGTTAACTTGCTGTCAGCCTTTAATTTGACCCGTGTCTTCCGGCTCGTTTTTCTGGGGCCGTCTCAGCCTAAGACCCGCCGTGCTCCAGAGGTGCCCTGGACAATGGCAGTACCAATGGTTTCTCTAACCATCATCACCCTTGTTGTTCCCTTCATGCTGGAGCGGTTGCAAATCCTCCCAGATTGGAGCTATCTCAACCAACCCGCTGCTATTCTGTTGATTTTGTCGGGGCTGTTGGGCAGTTGGTTAGGAGCAACGGTCTACCTGAATCGTGCCTGGATGAGACCCGTTCAGATTCCTCTCAGGTTTACCCAAGACTTGCTAGCGTATGACTTCTACGTTGAACAATTGTATCGAGTAACCGTTGTTTGGGCGGTGGATTTGATTTCGCGGGCAAGTGCCTGGTTCGATCGCTACATCCTGGATGGGGTGGTTAACTTTGTTGGACTGGCATCTATCTTCAGCGGTGAAAGCCTGAAATATAGCGTGACGGGTCAATCCCAATACTACATCCTGACGATTTTGTTTGGTGTCGCATTGCTGATGCTTTGGATTGTCTGGCCCTTTTTGTCTAATTTTTCCAGTCTCTACAGCATCAATCTTCCCAGTCTGTTTTCAGGTTGA
- a CDS encoding carbon dioxide-concentrating mechanism protein CcmK: MPIAVGMIETRGFPAVVEAADAMVKAARVTLVGYEKIGSGRVTVIVRGDVSEVQASVSAGIESAKRVNGGEVLSTHIIARPHENLEYVLPIRYTEAVEQFRG, encoded by the coding sequence ATGCCCATTGCTGTGGGAATGATTGAAACAAGAGGTTTCCCCGCTGTTGTGGAAGCCGCAGATGCAATGGTGAAAGCCGCTCGTGTCACTCTTGTCGGCTACGAAAAGATTGGTAGCGGTAGGGTCACCGTCATTGTTCGGGGAGATGTCTCTGAAGTTCAAGCGTCCGTTTCAGCGGGAATTGAATCCGCAAAGCGCGTCAATGGAGGGGAGGTTCTATCCACCCATATCATTGCTCGTCCGCACGAAAACTTGGAATATGTTCTACCCATTCGCTATACCGAAGCCGTTGAACAGTTCCGTGGTTGA
- a CDS encoding SAM-dependent methyltransferase — protein MGLKLEQVVPWGRSLLEYTQMFDLTQTDLQLRILDCGGGPASFNAEMTRQGYSVLSCDPVYQFSRDEIQRRIEETYPVIIQQVEVNQHCYVWREIQSPEHLGQVRMAAMRQFLEDFPPGKHQGRYRTHALPVLPFATRQFDLALCSHLLFTYSDHLSLDFHLDSIRELLPSCH, from the coding sequence ATGGGACTAAAGCTGGAACAGGTGGTGCCCTGGGGGCGATCGCTCCTCGAATATACCCAAATGTTTGACCTGACTCAAACTGATCTGCAACTGCGGATTTTAGACTGCGGCGGTGGTCCGGCTAGTTTTAATGCTGAAATGACCCGCCAGGGCTACTCCGTCCTTTCCTGTGACCCGGTTTATCAGTTCTCAAGGGATGAAATCCAGCGCCGGATCGAAGAAACCTACCCGGTTATTATTCAACAGGTGGAGGTAAATCAGCACTGCTACGTTTGGCGTGAGATTCAGTCTCCCGAACACCTGGGGCAGGTTCGGATGGCTGCGATGCGCCAGTTTTTAGAAGATTTCCCCCCCGGAAAACACCAGGGACGCTACCGGACCCATGCGTTACCTGTGCTTCCGTTTGCAACCAGACAGTTCGACCTGGCACTCTGTTCCCACTTGCTGTTTACCTACTCTGACCATCTATCCCTGGACTTCCATCTAGACTCGATCCGGGAACTGCTGCCGAGTTGCCACTAA
- a CDS encoding metal-dependent hydrolase, whose translation MNNFSRVSMKWVKALGLLLSAIALLAVVGFNPSSSSAQTTGNTQLLWYGQSAFKLTTPAGRVLLIDPWLENPANPNGKTDLANLTQADLILITHGHMDHVGNAVEIAKKTQAKLVSTLDLGQALVQHSGYPKELAGFETQGNFGGEITLLNEEVKVAFIPAVHSSTVQSDGSPANYAGNPGGFVISVKNGPVIYHTGDTDLFSDMALIPRFGKVTLMLTCIGDKFTMGPTGAAEAVKLVKPATVIPMHYGNFNLPGTPAAFAQALQQQGVKSQLRVMKVGETLRL comes from the coding sequence ATGAACAATTTTTCAAGGGTGTCGATGAAATGGGTTAAAGCATTAGGATTGCTGCTATCTGCGATCGCGCTTCTAGCCGTTGTGGGGTTCAATCCTTCCAGCAGTAGCGCCCAAACCACTGGCAACACTCAGCTTTTATGGTATGGGCAATCTGCCTTTAAGCTCACTACCCCTGCGGGTAGAGTATTGCTCATCGATCCCTGGTTAGAGAATCCCGCTAATCCCAATGGCAAAACTGACCTGGCAAATTTAACCCAGGCAGATTTGATTCTGATTACCCACGGACACATGGATCATGTTGGAAATGCTGTGGAAATTGCCAAAAAAACTCAAGCAAAATTGGTCAGTACCCTGGATTTGGGACAGGCACTCGTGCAACATAGTGGTTATCCCAAAGAGCTTGCTGGGTTCGAAACTCAGGGCAATTTTGGTGGCGAAATCACCCTACTGAATGAAGAGGTAAAAGTAGCGTTTATTCCTGCTGTTCATAGTTCCACGGTGCAATCCGACGGCAGCCCTGCCAATTATGCAGGCAATCCAGGAGGATTTGTGATTAGCGTCAAAAATGGACCTGTAATTTATCACACAGGTGACACTGACCTATTTTCTGACATGGCCCTGATTCCCCGATTTGGCAAGGTCACCCTAATGCTTACCTGTATCGGTGACAAGTTCACAATGGGACCAACCGGAGCCGCAGAAGCGGTCAAACTAGTGAAGCCAGCAACCGTGATTCCGATGCATTATGGAAACTTCAATCTACCTGGAACTCCAGCAGCCTTTGCCCAGGCACTTCAGCAGCAAGGGGTAAAAAGCCAGCTCCGGGTGATGAAAGTCGGGGAAACCCTGCGATTGTAA
- a CDS encoding BMC domain-containing protein, giving the protein MSRREDFTDTALGLVSAQSFPAIVGIADHMLKSSGVTLVGYEKIGSGHCTAIVRGGVADVRLAVQEGAERAQQFGQTLSTLVVARPMPNLEAVLPIGNRLAQLATGRGHSKLSNQAVGLLETRGFPAMVGAADAMMKAADVVLAAYETIGAGLCTAIIRGSVANVAVALDVGMVEAERIGELHAVMLVPRPLEDLDQTLPLASCWIEELQPLRLPVTMKETEQELVTLPERIPERQPLALPELVNEKQPEKVELFPVQPQDMDEE; this is encoded by the coding sequence ATGAGCCGACGAGAAGATTTTACAGACACTGCCCTGGGTTTAGTATCTGCCCAGAGCTTTCCCGCGATCGTGGGCATTGCCGACCATATGTTGAAGTCGTCGGGTGTGACGCTGGTGGGCTATGAGAAAATTGGCAGCGGACACTGCACTGCGATCGTCCGGGGTGGGGTGGCGGATGTGCGGCTGGCAGTGCAGGAAGGAGCTGAACGGGCACAACAATTTGGTCAAACCCTCTCGACTCTGGTGGTTGCCCGTCCGATGCCAAATCTGGAAGCAGTGTTACCTATTGGGAATCGGCTGGCACAGTTAGCGACAGGGCGGGGACACAGCAAACTCAGTAATCAAGCCGTTGGCTTACTTGAAACCCGTGGTTTCCCGGCAATGGTAGGAGCCGCTGATGCCATGATGAAAGCAGCAGATGTGGTTCTGGCAGCCTATGAAACGATCGGCGCTGGATTGTGCACAGCCATTATTCGAGGTTCCGTCGCCAATGTAGCCGTTGCCCTGGATGTCGGCATGGTTGAGGCTGAGCGGATTGGGGAACTACATGCTGTCATGCTAGTACCCCGTCCCCTGGAAGATCTGGATCAAACCCTGCCACTGGCAAGCTGCTGGATCGAGGAATTGCAACCGCTGCGCCTGCCCGTAACGATGAAGGAAACGGAACAGGAATTGGTTACCCTCCCTGAGCGCATACCGGAACGACAGCCCCTCGCCCTTCCAGAGTTAGTCAACGAAAAGCAACCCGAAAAGGTCGAATTATTCCCCGTTCAGCCCCAGGATATGGACGAGGAATAA
- a CDS encoding LbetaH domain-containing protein, with the protein MSLPSLQLQPISTSHFYTSGDVTIQDGVAIAPGVLIQADPGSRIVIKAGVCIGIGSILHAQQGTVEVGEGANIGAEVLLIGQVTIGANACIGSAATILNASVAWGQVVPSGSLIGDTSRQMQELQATDTVTYPAAEPQNHQAPADPPTVEPTVVEPSSKPVESSGVNVYGQVYVNQLLVKMFPNSRRSDSPSPESDSLAKDPWED; encoded by the coding sequence ATGTCTTTGCCGTCCCTGCAACTGCAACCGATTAGCACCTCCCACTTCTACACCAGTGGCGATGTGACCATTCAAGATGGCGTTGCGATCGCTCCCGGCGTTTTGATTCAAGCCGATCCGGGCAGTCGGATTGTAATTAAAGCAGGCGTCTGCATTGGTATTGGTTCAATTCTCCATGCCCAGCAGGGCACTGTAGAGGTGGGGGAAGGTGCAAATATTGGTGCCGAGGTGCTGTTAATTGGACAGGTCACGATCGGTGCAAATGCCTGTATTGGCTCAGCAGCAACCATCCTCAATGCCTCAGTTGCATGGGGACAGGTGGTTCCTTCTGGTTCCTTAATTGGCGACACCAGCCGTCAAATGCAGGAGCTTCAGGCAACGGATACGGTTACCTACCCTGCTGCTGAGCCACAAAACCATCAAGCCCCTGCTGACCCCCCTACTGTTGAACCAACCGTTGTGGAGCCATCCAGCAAACCCGTCGAAAGTTCTGGCGTGAATGTCTATGGCCAGGTTTATGTCAATCAGCTACTGGTCAAAATGTTTCCCAATAGCCGCCGCTCAGATAGTCCTTCCCCCGAATCAGATTCCCTGGCAAAAGATCCGTGGGAGGATTAA
- a CDS encoding ribulose bisphosphate carboxylase small subunit: protein MAQGAKIGTEHADARRFQTSSWHSCSPIQSNRESEVLAGLEGCLREHGGEYVRMFGIDPKAKRRIGELIIQRPNGKTVQGSSSSAHSYTAPAPTGGAAASAGYASTHRLSPEVVQQLSQLIAQGAQIGLEYADERRFRTSSWQSAAALHARRESEAIAALESFLNEHDRDYVRLVGIDPKVKRRVTELIIHRPNGKHTTGASAGSFKASAPTSQPSAKHSYSSSGHSNSGYSSSSLDRNVTDQVRQLLAQSYKVGVEYADERRYKTSSWQTGTISGNREAEIVAALGAFLNEHQRDYVRLIGIDPRTKRRTVETVIQKPGKK from the coding sequence CTGGCACAGGGTGCCAAGATTGGCACTGAGCATGCCGATGCACGACGATTTCAGACGAGTTCCTGGCATAGTTGTTCACCGATTCAGTCTAACCGTGAGTCAGAAGTTTTGGCGGGATTAGAAGGCTGCTTGAGGGAACACGGGGGCGAGTATGTCCGCATGTTTGGCATTGATCCGAAGGCGAAGCGGCGGATCGGGGAACTGATCATTCAACGTCCAAACGGCAAAACCGTTCAAGGTTCCAGTTCGTCGGCTCACTCCTATACTGCACCGGCACCAACGGGCGGTGCGGCTGCTTCAGCAGGATATGCATCCACCCATCGCTTAAGCCCAGAGGTGGTGCAGCAGTTAAGCCAACTGATTGCCCAGGGCGCACAAATTGGGTTGGAGTATGCGGATGAGCGTCGATTTAGGACAAGTTCCTGGCAGAGCGCGGCAGCACTTCATGCCCGCCGGGAGTCGGAGGCGATCGCAGCGCTGGAGTCTTTCCTCAACGAACACGATCGCGATTATGTTCGCCTGGTTGGGATTGATCCAAAAGTCAAACGGCGGGTAACAGAGTTGATCATTCATCGTCCGAATGGCAAGCACACGACGGGTGCATCTGCTGGTTCGTTCAAAGCTTCCGCTCCAACCAGCCAACCTTCAGCTAAGCACAGCTACAGCAGCAGTGGTCATAGCAATAGTGGCTATAGCAGTAGTTCCCTCGACAGGAATGTAACTGATCAAGTGCGCCAACTGCTTGCCCAAAGCTATAAGGTTGGTGTTGAATACGCCGACGAACGCCGCTATAAAACGAGTTCCTGGCAAACTGGCACAATTTCAGGAAATCGAGAGGCAGAAATCGTGGCAGCCCTGGGAGCGTTTCTGAATGAGCATCAGCGAGACTATGTGCGGCTGATTGGAATCGACCCCAGGACGAAGCGCAGAACGGTTGAGACGGTTATTCAGAAACCAGGTAAAAAGTGA
- a CDS encoding ribulose bisphosphate carboxylase small subunit: MAVRSSAAPPTPWSKSLAEPKIHETAYIHSFSNLIGDVRIGADVLIAPGTTIRADEGAPFHIGDGANVQDGVVIHGLEKGRVIGDDDHSYSVWIGNNASITHMALIHGPAYIGDGCFIGFRSTVFNARVGEGCIVMMHTLIQDVEIPPGRYVPSGSVITSQQQADRLPSVQESDIRFASHVVGVNHALRSGYQCAENTACIAPLRDQLNKSSNSGWTEMNTYSQSHANGGLDANVVNHVRQLLAQGYRIGTEHADERRFQTSSWKSCAPIQATRDRDVLSELESCLAEHSGEYVRLIGIDPKAKRRVLETIIQRPGGKAPVTHNGSARNTSYPSSSVSFPSNHRSPAGISGQGGGSIGAEAVQMIRHLTGTGCQDWH, encoded by the coding sequence ATGGCAGTTCGTAGTTCTGCGGCTCCTCCTACTCCCTGGTCAAAAAGTTTAGCTGAACCTAAAATTCACGAGACGGCGTATATTCACTCGTTTTCGAATTTGATTGGGGATGTCCGCATCGGCGCTGATGTCTTGATTGCTCCTGGAACAACAATCCGGGCAGATGAGGGAGCGCCTTTTCATATCGGTGACGGAGCGAATGTCCAGGATGGAGTGGTCATTCATGGGTTGGAAAAGGGACGGGTGATTGGCGACGATGATCATTCCTATTCCGTTTGGATTGGGAATAATGCGTCTATTACCCACATGGCTCTGATTCATGGTCCTGCATATATTGGGGACGGCTGCTTTATCGGCTTTCGTTCTACGGTATTTAATGCGCGGGTGGGAGAGGGCTGCATCGTGATGATGCATACCCTGATCCAAGATGTGGAAATTCCTCCTGGCAGGTATGTACCCTCCGGGTCGGTGATCACGTCCCAGCAGCAGGCCGACCGGTTGCCGAGTGTGCAGGAGTCCGATATTAGGTTTGCGTCCCACGTGGTCGGTGTCAATCATGCATTGCGATCGGGCTACCAGTGTGCAGAGAATACCGCCTGCATTGCCCCCCTTCGTGATCAGCTAAACAAATCCAGTAATTCCGGTTGGACAGAGATGAATACTTACTCCCAAAGCCATGCTAACGGCGGTTTAGATGCCAATGTTGTTAACCATGTCCGGCAATTGTTAGCTCAAGGGTATCGAATCGGTACCGAACATGCAGACGAGCGCCGCTTTCAAACCAGTTCCTGGAAAAGCTGTGCGCCGATCCAGGCGACCCGCGATCGCGATGTTTTGTCAGAGCTGGAAAGCTGTCTGGCGGAACATAGCGGTGAGTACGTGCGCCTGATTGGGATCGACCCAAAGGCGAAGAGACGGGTTCTGGAAACAATTATTCAACGTCCGGGGGGTAAGGCTCCTGTCACCCATAACGGTTCTGCCCGAAACACAAGCTATCCCAGTAGTTCGGTATCATTTCCATCGAACCATCGGTCGCCAGCAGGCATCAGTGGGCAGGGAGGAGGCAGTATTGGTGCGGAAGCGGTGCAAATGATACGCCATTTGACTGGCACAGGGTGCCAAGATTGGCACTGA
- a CDS encoding hybrid sensor histidine kinase/response regulator gives MKRILIIEDERSIRESVLELLEVEGFNVTSAENGSVGLQIVQEHPPDLVLCDVIMPELDGYEVLTALRQNPITATIPFIFLTAKGMKEDIRQGMGLGADDYLIKPFTPQELLRAIATRLERQQVLVNHSQKQLENLRSSIALSLPHELRTPLNGILGLAELLRDEYEQIERQEIVELAEGIHNAAERLHRLIQNYLLYVELELMTMDTERVQTLQSARTYYPKVVIAKVATQIANQAGRLADLHLNLQNTVVQISDLKLTKIVEEVTGNAFKFSKAGTPVTLTAVITDQELVLSVIDQGRGMTPEQIDSLGPYVQFERKFYEQQGSGLGLAIAKRLVELHAGTLTIESIPFQQTTVQVMLPRGED, from the coding sequence ATGAAAAGAATCCTGATTATTGAGGATGAACGTTCTATAAGAGAGTCTGTTTTAGAACTGCTTGAAGTTGAAGGTTTCAATGTCACAAGTGCTGAGAATGGCAGCGTCGGTTTACAAATTGTTCAAGAGCATCCCCCTGATTTGGTTCTTTGCGACGTGATCATGCCGGAGCTGGATGGATATGAAGTTTTAACGGCTCTGCGTCAAAATCCGATTACTGCCACAATTCCTTTTATCTTTCTAACTGCAAAAGGAATGAAAGAGGACATTCGGCAGGGGATGGGGTTGGGGGCAGATGATTACCTGATTAAGCCCTTTACGCCCCAGGAGTTGCTGAGGGCGATCGCTACCCGTTTAGAGCGCCAGCAAGTTCTGGTTAATCACTCTCAAAAACAGCTCGAAAATCTGCGGAGTAGCATTGCCCTGTCTCTCCCCCATGAATTGCGAACTCCGCTGAATGGAATTCTGGGACTGGCTGAATTACTGCGGGATGAATACGAACAGATCGAGCGCCAGGAGATTGTAGAGCTTGCAGAGGGAATCCATAATGCTGCTGAGCGCTTACATCGGCTGATTCAAAACTATCTGCTTTATGTGGAGCTTGAATTAATGACGATGGATACGGAGCGTGTCCAGACGCTACAATCTGCCAGAACTTACTATCCCAAAGTCGTCATTGCTAAAGTCGCCACGCAAATTGCAAACCAGGCAGGCAGGCTGGCGGATTTGCACCTCAACCTGCAAAATACAGTCGTTCAAATCTCGGATCTGAAGTTAACGAAAATCGTTGAAGAAGTCACGGGCAATGCCTTTAAGTTTTCCAAGGCAGGTACCCCCGTAACGCTAACAGCAGTAATCACCGATCAAGAATTAGTTCTATCCGTCATTGATCAGGGACGGGGCATGACACCAGAACAGATTGACAGCCTCGGACCTTATGTTCAGTTTGAACGTAAGTTTTATGAACAGCAAGGTTCGGGTTTAGGATTGGCGATCGCGAAGCGTCTGGTTGAACTTCACGCCGGAACATTGACGATTGAAAGCATTCCGTTTCAACAAACAACCGTTCAGGTGATGCTGCCAAGAGGAGAGGATTAG
- the ybaK gene encoding Cys-tRNA(Pro) deacylase — protein MVGKTNAVRVLDTLKIPYELREYEVDPTDLAAERVAQKIGLPPEQVFKTLVIRGDRTGILLALIPGNMELDLKALANLSGNRKVETVALKEVQPLTGYIRGGVTALACKKDYPVYVDEFIQLFEVISISAGMRGLQILLSPKDYLEVVKGTIGAISQEKHGE, from the coding sequence GTGGTAGGGAAAACGAATGCGGTTCGGGTTCTGGATACGCTGAAAATACCCTACGAACTGCGGGAATATGAGGTAGATCCCACTGATCTGGCAGCGGAAAGGGTTGCACAAAAGATTGGGCTACCACCGGAGCAGGTGTTCAAGACCCTGGTCATCAGGGGCGATCGCACAGGCATTTTACTGGCGCTCATACCAGGCAATATGGAACTTGATCTCAAAGCGCTGGCAAACCTTTCTGGGAATCGTAAGGTTGAAACAGTGGCGCTTAAAGAAGTACAACCCCTCACGGGCTACATTCGAGGCGGTGTAACAGCCCTCGCCTGCAAGAAAGACTATCCTGTTTATGTCGATGAGTTCATTCAACTGTTTGAGGTAATCTCAATTTCGGCTGGAATGCGAGGACTCCAAATTTTACTTTCTCCCAAAGATTACCTGGAGGTCGTTAAGGGAACGATCGGAGCAATCTCACAAGAGAAGCATGGAGAATAG
- a CDS encoding YhdH/YhfP family quinone oxidoreductase — protein MQQSFIPTPETFQALFVEKKDGEVTRQITEQAIAALPLGEVLIQVHYSSLNYKDALAATGHPGVTKKFPHIPGIDAAGTIVNSTVPQFQAGDSAIVTGFDLGMNTWGGFAEYIRVPAAWMIPLPAPMTLWESMALGTSGLTAALCVEAFSHNGVQPDQGEVLVTGATGGVGSLAVSILAKLGFSVVAVTGKPTQQDYLRSLGATAVISREEATDPTRKPLLKERWAGVVDTVGGNILATAIKTTRYGGCVAACGLVGGTDLNTTVYPFILRGVCLNGIDSANCPLPVRKALWKKLATDWKPAHLEAIATTIHLSQLSDQIDLMLQGKNVGRIVVVTR, from the coding sequence ATGCAACAGTCATTCATTCCAACGCCGGAGACCTTTCAAGCCTTGTTTGTTGAGAAAAAGGATGGGGAGGTTACCAGGCAGATTACCGAGCAAGCGATCGCCGCTCTTCCCCTGGGTGAGGTTCTGATTCAGGTTCACTATTCCTCCCTCAACTACAAAGATGCCCTGGCGGCAACGGGGCATCCTGGGGTGACCAAAAAGTTTCCCCATATTCCAGGAATTGATGCGGCTGGAACCATCGTTAACAGTACCGTACCCCAATTTCAGGCGGGTGACTCAGCGATCGTGACCGGATTTGATTTGGGCATGAACACCTGGGGGGGATTTGCCGAATACATTCGGGTGCCAGCCGCCTGGATGATTCCGCTTCCCGCCCCGATGACACTCTGGGAAAGCATGGCTTTGGGAACTTCTGGCTTAACTGCTGCGCTTTGCGTTGAAGCGTTCAGCCACAATGGGGTACAGCCGGATCAGGGAGAAGTTCTGGTAACTGGAGCAACGGGGGGAGTGGGTAGTCTCGCAGTTTCCATCCTGGCAAAGTTGGGATTTTCTGTCGTTGCAGTCACAGGAAAACCAACCCAGCAGGATTATCTCCGTTCTCTGGGGGCAACTGCCGTAATTTCCAGAGAAGAAGCAACCGACCCGACCCGAAAACCCCTGCTGAAGGAACGGTGGGCAGGAGTGGTAGATACGGTAGGGGGAAATATCCTGGCAACTGCGATTAAAACGACCCGATATGGGGGGTGCGTCGCAGCCTGCGGTCTGGTGGGAGGAACTGACTTAAACACCACCGTTTATCCATTCATCCTGCGCGGCGTTTGTTTGAACGGTATCGATTCAGCTAACTGCCCCCTGCCTGTCCGAAAGGCATTGTGGAAAAAACTGGCAACGGATTGGAAGCCTGCTCATTTAGAAGCGATCGCCACCACTATTCACCTATCCCAGCTTTCCGACCAGATTGACCTGATGTTGCAAGGGAAAAATGTAGGGCGAATTGTTGTCGTAACCCGGTAA
- a CDS encoding EutN/CcmL family microcompartment protein, producing the protein MQIAKVRGTVTSTQKEPSLRGIKFLVLQLMDEDGQPLPEYEVAADNVGAGVDEWVLVSHGSAARQVQGSEQRPLDAAVIAIIDTVSVENRLLYSKRDQY; encoded by the coding sequence ATGCAGATTGCCAAAGTTCGTGGCACCGTCACCAGTACTCAAAAGGAACCCAGCCTTCGGGGGATTAAATTTTTGGTACTGCAACTGATGGACGAAGATGGGCAGCCACTGCCCGAATATGAAGTGGCTGCCGATAATGTTGGGGCAGGGGTAGATGAATGGGTTCTTGTCAGTCATGGCAGTGCTGCCCGTCAAGTCCAGGGGAGTGAACAACGCCCGCTTGATGCAGCCGTGATCGCCATTATTGACACCGTAAGTGTTGAAAATCGCCTGCTATATAGCAAGCGAGATCAATATTAA
- a CDS encoding carbon dioxide-concentrating mechanism protein CcmK: MAIAVGMVETLGFPAVVEAADAMVKAARVTLVGYEKIGSGRVTVIVRGDVSEVQASVAAGIENVKRVNGGQVLSTHIIARPHENLEYVLPIRYTEAVEPFRESVSGIRPLNRP; the protein is encoded by the coding sequence ATGGCAATTGCAGTTGGAATGGTTGAAACATTAGGGTTTCCCGCTGTTGTGGAAGCCGCTGATGCAATGGTGAAAGCCGCCCGCGTCACCCTGGTTGGCTACGAAAAGATTGGGAGTGGACGGGTGACTGTCATTGTTCGGGGAGATGTATCTGAGGTTCAAGCATCCGTTGCCGCTGGAATTGAGAATGTTAAGCGGGTTAACGGTGGGCAGGTGCTTTCGACCCACATCATTGCGCGTCCCCACGAAAACCTGGAGTATGTCCTACCGATTCGCTACACCGAAGCGGTTGAACCCTTCCGCGAAAGCGTGAGCGGCATCCGTCCCCTTAACCGCCCCTAG